A window of Raineyella sp. W15-4 contains these coding sequences:
- a CDS encoding glutamate--cysteine ligase → MGAEVEIRTFDRRDRSRYRRKVGRDVAALGRLLEEVEFVTEPKLAGLEVELNLVDEGMRPAMVNAQALRAIADEDFTTELGRFTIELNVEPRSLGPRGLSSFEQAVSGALTRAQDRVDDAGLAGAPAIVMTGTLPTLEPRHLDIANISAGGRYLLLNDQILESRQENLLIDIRGAEHLVIESDSIMPEAACTSTQVHLQVSPEEFAAHWNAAQAIAGAQLVIGANSPFLFGRHLVAETRVPLFEQSIDTRSAELVEQGVRPRVWFGERWVDSIFDLFEENRRYFPALLPITGPEDPEAELEAGRVPQLPELCLHNGTIYRWNRPIFSAPDGRPHLRVENRVLPGGPTVIDTIANVAFYAGLVHALAHQDAPVWAAMSFRAAEDNFRAAMRDGIRAQQYWPGVGQVPGHELVVRTLLPLAAEGLADRGVAGEEIDRLLGIVERRCLLGRNGASWQVAEVAAREADGLDRRAALRDMLASYVGLMRSNVPVHEWPVSSG, encoded by the coding sequence ATGGGAGCCGAAGTCGAGATCCGGACCTTCGATCGTCGTGATCGCAGTCGCTACCGCCGCAAGGTGGGCCGGGACGTGGCAGCGCTGGGCCGCCTGTTGGAGGAGGTGGAGTTCGTCACCGAGCCCAAACTTGCCGGGCTCGAGGTCGAGCTCAACCTGGTCGACGAAGGGATGCGACCGGCGATGGTCAACGCCCAGGCGTTGCGCGCCATCGCCGACGAGGACTTCACCACCGAACTCGGCCGGTTCACCATCGAGCTGAACGTCGAGCCCCGGTCGCTGGGGCCGCGCGGGCTGAGCTCCTTCGAACAGGCCGTGTCGGGCGCCCTCACCCGGGCCCAGGACCGGGTGGACGACGCAGGACTGGCCGGTGCGCCGGCCATCGTGATGACCGGCACCCTGCCGACCCTCGAGCCGCGCCACCTCGACATCGCCAACATCTCTGCGGGCGGCCGCTATCTGCTGCTCAACGACCAGATCCTGGAATCGCGGCAGGAGAACCTGCTGATCGACATCCGGGGCGCGGAGCACCTGGTGATCGAGTCGGACTCGATCATGCCGGAGGCCGCCTGCACCTCCACCCAGGTGCATCTGCAGGTGAGTCCGGAGGAGTTCGCGGCGCACTGGAACGCCGCCCAGGCGATCGCCGGGGCCCAGTTGGTCATCGGGGCGAACTCGCCGTTCCTGTTCGGGCGCCACCTGGTGGCGGAGACCCGGGTGCCGCTGTTCGAGCAGAGCATCGACACCCGCAGTGCCGAGCTCGTCGAGCAGGGCGTCCGCCCCCGGGTGTGGTTCGGCGAGCGGTGGGTGGACTCGATCTTCGACCTGTTCGAGGAGAACCGGCGCTACTTCCCGGCGCTGCTGCCGATCACCGGCCCAGAGGACCCGGAGGCCGAGCTGGAGGCGGGGCGGGTCCCACAGCTGCCGGAACTCTGCCTGCACAACGGGACGATCTACCGCTGGAACCGGCCGATCTTCTCCGCCCCGGACGGCCGTCCCCACCTCCGGGTGGAGAACCGGGTGCTGCCCGGCGGGCCCACGGTCATCGACACCATCGCCAACGTCGCGTTCTACGCCGGGCTGGTGCACGCGCTGGCCCATCAGGACGCGCCGGTCTGGGCGGCGATGTCGTTCCGGGCGGCCGAGGACAACTTCCGCGCCGCCATGCGCGACGGCATCCGCGCCCAGCAGTACTGGCCGGGTGTCGGACAGGTGCCGGGCCACGAACTGGTGGTCCGTACGTTGCTGCCACTGGCCGCGGAGGGGCTCGCCGACCGCGGCGTGGCGGGGGAGGAGATCGACCGGCTGCTCGGCATCGTGGAGCGCCGGTGCCTCCTCGGCCGCAACGGCGCCAGCTGGCAGGTCGCCGAAGTCGCGGCCCGGGAGGCGGACGGTCTGGACCGCAGGGCGGCCCTGAGGGATATGCTCGCTTCGTACGTCGGCCTGATGAGGTCGAACGTCCCCGTCCACGAGTGGCCAGTGTCGTCCGGATGA
- a CDS encoding S9 family peptidase: MFDSADTRPSGAPRAARLPRERTHHGHTFLDPYEWLRDDDPAVTAYLRAENDWFDACTADQEELRRSLVADIAVRTQQTDLSVPVRVVHDTDRGPVAYWYYRRFVAGDSYPVQVRLRTDAGPDELPPRPADAPDTEEILLDLNARAEGHDFYQVGLLDVSPDGTLLAWSEDTTGDERFIVRFRDLVTGEELPDTLLEAAWGGVWAGNEALVFTRCDEAWRPFQVVVHELGTPAGEDRVILTETDEKFWLSVDASRDRRWVVVASASKDSTECALLPATDPYDTPRVVLPRTPGLEYDVEVGPDRLWITHNATLGEERAVDFAVATAPFTAGTLDDWTPVVRPCPGVRVLGVDAYATHQVIHVRHDGALDAYVVPAGAWQLPAAEPVRADLLPGRSVAAALAGVGTAGPATVQALPLPELRPHRIRAVFTSLVDPQTVVECELSTAGALTDEPAHVLRRTPVLDHPEHGAYRPEDYLQSRVWATADDGTRVPISVVHRRDVPLDGTAPALLYGYGAYEISIDPEFSIPRLSLLDRGFVVALAHVRGGGELGRTWYEDGRLLHKRNTFTDFVACARQLVTAGYTRPERLVAEGGSAGGLLMGAVANLAPDDFAGILAEVPFVDPLTTILKPELPLTVTEWEEWGDPLTDPAVYDYLAGYSPYENVAAQHYPKILVTSGLHDTRVAYVEPAKWVAALRHAAANADADILLRVEMEAGHGGVSGRYEGWAERARELAWVITVAGA, translated from the coding sequence GTGTTCGACTCCGCTGACACCCGCCCGAGCGGCGCCCCCCGTGCCGCGCGTCTCCCCCGGGAACGCACCCACCACGGTCACACCTTCCTCGACCCGTACGAGTGGCTGCGTGACGACGACCCGGCGGTGACGGCCTACCTGCGGGCGGAGAACGACTGGTTCGACGCGTGCACGGCCGATCAGGAGGAGCTGCGGCGCTCCCTCGTCGCCGACATCGCGGTCCGGACCCAGCAGACGGACCTCAGCGTGCCGGTCCGGGTGGTGCACGACACCGACCGCGGGCCCGTCGCATACTGGTATTACCGCCGGTTCGTGGCGGGCGACAGCTATCCGGTCCAGGTGCGGCTGCGGACCGACGCCGGTCCCGACGAACTGCCACCGCGGCCGGCGGACGCCCCGGACACGGAGGAGATCCTGCTCGATCTCAATGCCCGGGCCGAGGGCCACGACTTCTACCAGGTCGGCCTGCTCGACGTCTCCCCCGACGGCACCCTGCTGGCCTGGTCGGAGGACACCACCGGCGACGAGCGGTTCATCGTGCGGTTCCGCGACCTGGTCACCGGGGAGGAGCTGCCCGACACCCTGCTCGAGGCAGCCTGGGGCGGTGTCTGGGCCGGGAACGAGGCACTGGTCTTCACCCGGTGTGACGAGGCGTGGCGGCCGTTCCAGGTGGTGGTGCACGAGCTGGGCACCCCGGCCGGCGAGGACCGGGTGATACTGACCGAGACCGACGAGAAGTTCTGGCTCTCGGTGGACGCCTCCCGCGACCGTCGCTGGGTGGTCGTCGCCTCGGCTAGCAAGGACAGCACCGAGTGCGCCCTGCTGCCCGCGACGGACCCGTACGACACGCCGCGGGTGGTGCTGCCCCGCACCCCCGGCCTGGAGTACGACGTCGAGGTCGGCCCGGACCGGCTGTGGATCACCCACAACGCCACCTTGGGTGAGGAACGCGCGGTGGACTTCGCCGTCGCCACCGCCCCGTTCACCGCCGGCACCCTCGACGACTGGACCCCGGTGGTGCGGCCCTGCCCGGGGGTCCGCGTCCTCGGAGTCGACGCGTACGCCACCCATCAGGTCATCCACGTCCGCCACGACGGCGCCCTCGACGCGTACGTCGTCCCGGCCGGCGCCTGGCAACTGCCGGCCGCCGAGCCGGTGCGGGCGGACCTGCTGCCCGGTCGGTCCGTCGCCGCCGCGCTGGCCGGGGTCGGGACCGCGGGGCCCGCCACGGTGCAGGCGCTGCCACTGCCCGAGCTGCGCCCGCACCGGATCCGGGCCGTCTTCACCTCGCTGGTCGATCCGCAGACCGTGGTGGAGTGCGAGCTGTCGACCGCCGGGGCGCTGACCGACGAACCGGCCCACGTGCTGCGGCGGACGCCCGTCCTCGACCATCCCGAGCACGGTGCCTACCGCCCGGAGGACTATCTCCAGTCGCGGGTGTGGGCGACCGCCGACGACGGCACCCGGGTGCCGATCTCGGTGGTGCACCGCCGCGACGTCCCGCTCGACGGCACCGCCCCTGCCCTGCTCTACGGTTACGGGGCGTACGAGATCAGCATCGACCCGGAGTTCAGCATCCCACGGCTGTCCCTGCTCGACCGCGGCTTCGTGGTCGCCCTCGCCCATGTCCGGGGCGGCGGTGAGCTGGGGCGCACCTGGTACGAGGACGGCCGGCTGCTCCACAAGCGCAACACCTTCACCGACTTCGTCGCCTGCGCCCGGCAATTGGTCACGGCCGGCTACACCCGGCCGGAACGACTGGTCGCCGAGGGCGGCAGTGCCGGCGGCCTGCTGATGGGAGCGGTGGCCAATCTGGCGCCTGACGACTTCGCCGGCATCCTGGCCGAGGTCCCGTTCGTCGACCCGCTCACCACCATCCTCAAGCCCGAGCTGCCCCTCACCGTCACCGAGTGGGAAGAGTGGGGCGACCCGCTCACCGACCCGGCGGTATACGACTACCTGGCCGGCTACTCCCCGTACGAGAACGTGGCCGCCCAGCACTACCCGAAGATCCTCGTCACCAGTGGGCTGCACGACACCCGGGTGGCGTACGT
- a CDS encoding universal stress protein → MVAHSSSEEGRAALAHAVARARHDRTVLHVVSREPAVPENARDLLVGLTWEWEQCGPGDDFADHLLRAACAAEGDDDCGAPAIVIGLRRRTAEGRLLLGHTAERVLLEAPCPVVTVKCGWPESAATAGS, encoded by the coding sequence GTGGTGGCTCATTCTTCGTCGGAGGAGGGGCGGGCGGCGCTCGCCCACGCAGTGGCGCGGGCGCGCCACGACCGGACCGTCCTGCACGTGGTGAGTCGTGAGCCCGCGGTGCCGGAGAACGCCCGGGACCTGCTGGTCGGCCTGACCTGGGAGTGGGAGCAGTGCGGTCCCGGTGACGATTTCGCCGACCACCTGCTGCGCGCCGCGTGCGCGGCAGAGGGGGACGATGACTGCGGTGCCCCCGCCATCGTCATCGGCCTGCGACGGCGTACGGCCGAGGGTCGACTGCTCCTCGGGCACACCGCCGAACGGGTGCTGCTGGAGGCGCCCTGCCCGGTTGTGACCGTGAAATGCGGCTGGCCGGAGTCCGCCGCGACCGCCGGATCCTGA
- a CDS encoding RNA polymerase sigma factor — protein MSVSSAAEENSSEPTVGGPQGAARKATARRTTAKTTSGTGGTTKAAAGQGTPAKRAAAKKTTAKKTAKKTPAKKTADTAVEATRVGDQVEITIGGGEKGRHLDEVDDKDFKVEEAEVDEKKINEEEGFSLAESDDSDEPEVQVTVAGATADPVKDYLKQIGKVSLLNAAQEVELAKRIEAGLFAEEKLAEDDGKLAPNDLADYEWIANDGHNAKNHLLEANLRLVVSLAKRYTGRGMLFLDLIQEGNLGLIRAVEKFDYTKGYKFSTYATWWIKQAITRAMADQARTIRIPVHMVEVINKLARVQRQMLQDLGREPTPDELAKELDMTPEKVIEVQKYGREPISLHTPLGEDGDSEFGDLIEDSEAVVPADAVSFTLLQEQLHDVLDTLSEREAGVVSMRFGLTDGQPKTLDEIGKVYGVTRERIRQIESKTMSKLRHPSRSQVLRDYLD, from the coding sequence TTGTCTGTGTCATCAGCTGCTGAGGAAAACTCCTCCGAACCGACGGTGGGGGGGCCGCAGGGCGCCGCACGCAAGGCGACGGCTCGCAGGACCACCGCGAAGACGACCAGCGGGACCGGCGGCACCACGAAGGCGGCTGCCGGACAGGGCACCCCGGCCAAGCGGGCTGCTGCCAAGAAGACCACCGCGAAGAAGACAGCCAAGAAGACCCCCGCGAAGAAGACCGCCGACACCGCGGTCGAGGCGACCCGGGTGGGCGACCAGGTCGAGATCACCATCGGCGGCGGCGAGAAGGGCCGCCACCTCGACGAGGTCGACGACAAGGACTTCAAGGTCGAAGAGGCCGAGGTCGACGAGAAGAAGATCAACGAGGAGGAAGGCTTCAGCCTGGCGGAGTCCGACGACTCCGACGAGCCCGAGGTCCAGGTGACCGTCGCCGGGGCCACCGCCGACCCGGTGAAGGACTACCTGAAGCAGATCGGCAAGGTCTCGCTGCTGAACGCGGCCCAGGAGGTCGAACTCGCCAAGCGGATCGAGGCCGGCCTGTTCGCCGAGGAGAAGCTCGCCGAGGACGACGGCAAGCTCGCACCGAACGATCTGGCCGACTACGAGTGGATCGCCAACGACGGGCACAACGCCAAGAACCATCTGCTGGAGGCCAACCTCCGCCTGGTGGTGTCGCTGGCCAAGCGCTACACCGGCCGCGGGATGCTCTTCCTGGACCTGATCCAGGAGGGCAACCTGGGCCTGATCCGTGCGGTCGAGAAGTTCGACTACACCAAGGGGTACAAGTTCTCCACGTACGCCACCTGGTGGATCAAGCAGGCGATCACCCGCGCGATGGCCGACCAGGCCCGGACCATCCGCATCCCGGTGCACATGGTCGAGGTGATCAACAAGCTGGCCCGGGTGCAGCGGCAGATGCTGCAGGACCTCGGTCGCGAACCCACGCCGGACGAGCTGGCCAAGGAACTCGACATGACCCCGGAGAAGGTCATCGAGGTGCAGAAGTACGGCCGTGAGCCGATCTCCCTGCACACCCCGCTGGGCGAGGACGGCGATTCCGAGTTCGGTGACCTGATCGAGGACTCCGAGGCCGTGGTCCCCGCCGACGCGGTGAGCTTCACCCTGCTGCAGGAGCAGCTCCACGACGTACTCGACACGCTCTCGGAGCGGGAGGCCGGCGTGGTCTCGATGCGCTTCGGGCTGACCGACGGTCAGCCCAAGACGCTGGACGAGATCGGCAAGGTCTACGGCGTGACCCGGGAGCGGATCCGGCAGATCGAGTCGAAGACGATGTCGAAGCTGCGGCATCCGTCGCGGTCGCAGGTGCTGCGGGACTACCTGGACTGA